From Candidatus Neomarinimicrobiota bacterium, the proteins below share one genomic window:
- a CDS encoding response regulator: MAYNILIVDDSAIVRAVIKKALTISGVDMGELFNAPDGKIALEIVESEWVDLVLADINMPVMGGIEMVKKMSEDGLLATIPVIIVSTEGSSTRIDELKAQGVSAYIRKPFTPEQIREAVDEVMGEKNGS, encoded by the coding sequence ATGGCCTACAATATCCTCATAGTTGATGATTCGGCGATAGTACGCGCAGTCATCAAAAAGGCGTTGACCATTTCCGGTGTGGACATGGGTGAGCTTTTTAATGCCCCGGATGGGAAGATCGCCCTGGAAATTGTTGAATCAGAATGGGTGGACCTGGTTTTGGCTGATATAAATATGCCGGTTATGGGTGGGATCGAGATGGTGAAGAAGATGTCTGAAGATGGATTATTGGCCACTATTCCAGTCATTATCGTCTCCACGGAAGGCAGCTCTACCCGGATAGATGAACTGAAAGCACAGGGAGTGAGTGCCTACATTCGAAAACCATTTACCCCGGAACAGATACGAGAGGCGGTGGATGAGGTCATGGGAGAGAAAAATGGAAGTTGA
- a CDS encoding chemotaxis response regulator protein-glutamate methylesterase, translating into MKSIRVLIVDDSAVVRQIFTKELSRDSQIEIVGTAPNPYIARDKIIQLKPDVITLDIEMPRMDGITFLKKLMHHYPLPVIVVSSLTVAGGKLVLEAMEAGAVDVLSKPGEAYSVGDMSIELIDKIKAAAKVVVKKPSQTAVLPVAKKQKYAMTKTTNKVIAIGASTGGTQALQQVLQSMPANSPGIVIVQHMPEHFTRAFADRLNSLCDLEIKEAENGDQVYPGRALIAPGNFHMLLNRSGAQYFVQVKKGPLVSRHRPSADILFKSTAKYAGSNAIGVIMTGMGKDGASGLLEMKNSGAQTIAQDEKSCIVFGMPKVAIEMGGVDKITSLENIPQQIFAMAR; encoded by the coding sequence ATGAAAAGTATTCGGGTGCTGATTGTTGATGATTCGGCGGTCGTTCGGCAGATATTCACCAAGGAATTGTCGCGGGATAGTCAGATTGAAATAGTGGGAACTGCCCCCAACCCGTATATCGCCAGGGATAAGATCATTCAGCTAAAACCCGATGTGATAACCCTGGACATTGAAATGCCACGCATGGACGGCATTACCTTTCTTAAGAAGTTGATGCATCATTATCCACTGCCGGTCATCGTTGTATCATCATTGACAGTTGCAGGTGGGAAATTGGTTCTGGAAGCCATGGAGGCTGGCGCCGTTGATGTCCTCTCAAAACCAGGTGAAGCGTATTCTGTAGGTGATATGTCCATCGAACTTATCGATAAAATTAAGGCAGCCGCAAAGGTGGTTGTAAAAAAACCATCCCAAACGGCTGTTCTACCTGTGGCTAAAAAGCAAAAGTACGCCATGACCAAAACAACCAATAAAGTCATTGCCATTGGCGCATCCACAGGCGGGACTCAGGCACTTCAACAGGTGTTACAATCAATGCCGGCAAATTCACCGGGTATTGTGATTGTACAGCACATGCCAGAGCATTTTACACGGGCATTTGCAGACCGACTCAACTCGCTCTGTGATCTGGAGATAAAGGAAGCGGAAAATGGGGATCAGGTATATCCAGGTCGAGCCCTGATTGCACCGGGGAATTTTCATATGCTGTTAAATCGTTCGGGGGCTCAATATTTTGTACAAGTGAAAAAAGGTCCGCTGGTCAGTCGACATCGCCCCTCAGCTGATATTTTGTTCAAATCCACGGCAAAGTATGCAGGCTCTAATGCGATTGGTGTGATCATGACAGGAATGGGGAAGGATGGAGCCTCTGGACTTTTGGAGATGAAGAATAGTGGTGCACAAACCATCGCCCAGGATGAAAAAAGCTGCATCGTATTCGGGATGCCAAAAGTGGCCATTGAAATGGGTGGGGTAGATAAGATCACAAGTCTAGAGAATATTCCCCAGCAGATCTTTGCGATGGCTCGATAG
- a CDS encoding chemotaxis protein CheX, translating into MEVERIVLLENVFCDVFENLAFMFGELVDTSELTNSSTNHVRAKMDFSGARTGQVMLTVPNEMCPEIAANVLGIDPEDDQVQELAGDALKEMLNIICGQLLTELEGHDKVFNLSVPEIQNIDSSEWSSLLNKEGSLGFIVDEYPAILYVRID; encoded by the coding sequence ATGGAAGTTGAGCGCATAGTACTACTAGAAAATGTATTCTGTGATGTTTTTGAGAATCTGGCCTTCATGTTTGGTGAGCTCGTGGACACAAGCGAGTTAACAAATAGCAGTACAAATCATGTCAGGGCTAAGATGGACTTTAGCGGAGCACGAACTGGGCAGGTCATGCTGACCGTTCCCAACGAAATGTGTCCGGAGATCGCGGCCAATGTGTTAGGAATTGATCCCGAGGATGACCAGGTACAAGAATTAGCAGGGGATGCTTTGAAGGAAATGCTAAATATTATCTGTGGGCAGTTGCTAACCGAGCTGGAGGGCCATGACAAGGTATTTAACCTGTCAGTGCCTGAGATCCAAAACATCGATTCATCGGAGTGGTCCAGCCTGCTGAATAAAGAGGGCTCCCTGGGGTTTATTGTTGATGAATATCCAGCAATCCTCTATGTTAGAATTGATTAG
- a CDS encoding HDOD domain-containing protein codes for MSRRDQIIDQLGSIPAMPVVVDKLRQLLADPDVDFRELADVLKYDPGMTANLLRLANSAYFGFRTQADNIRQCVSRLGTKRMGELVMTAAVGPVMQGQIKGYDLPAGELWKHSIAVAIGTEQLAGLLGLQIPEDAFTAGLLHDIGKIIMGTFIEVDTGPILELVEEQGVTFDEAERQVLGIDHAEIGALLFEKWNFPSAIINTARWHHAPQNFGAESLVLNLVHIADSVSMMSGIGTGQDGLAYRISDKILEKLPINNQIIEACAFETMIKVNELSDLYRIA; via the coding sequence ATGAGTCGACGCGACCAGATAATAGACCAACTAGGCTCAATCCCAGCCATGCCCGTTGTGGTGGATAAATTACGCCAGCTATTGGCTGACCCGGATGTGGATTTCAGAGAGCTTGCTGATGTGCTAAAATATGATCCGGGGATGACGGCCAATCTTCTACGTCTGGCAAATTCAGCTTATTTCGGATTTCGAACACAGGCGGATAATATCCGCCAGTGTGTCTCCCGTTTAGGAACCAAGCGGATGGGTGAGTTGGTTATGACCGCCGCTGTTGGTCCTGTGATGCAGGGACAGATAAAGGGCTATGATCTTCCGGCAGGTGAATTATGGAAACACTCCATTGCAGTTGCCATTGGAACCGAACAATTGGCCGGCTTACTGGGGCTACAAATACCAGAAGATGCTTTTACTGCAGGCTTGTTGCATGATATCGGTAAAATAATTATGGGAACTTTTATTGAAGTGGATACTGGCCCCATTCTTGAATTAGTTGAAGAGCAAGGGGTTACCTTTGATGAAGCTGAGCGCCAAGTATTAGGTATTGACCATGCCGAGATCGGGGCCCTTCTATTTGAAAAATGGAATTTCCCCAGTGCTATAATCAATACCGCCAGATGGCATCATGCTCCACAGAATTTTGGGGCAGAATCCTTAGTTTTGAATCTGGTACATATCGCAGATAGTGTTTCAATGATGAGTGGGATCGGCACTGGCCAGGATGGGTTGGCCTATCGGATCTCTGATAAAATTTTAGAAAAACTACCGATTAATAATCAAATCATCGAAGCCTGTGCTTTCGAAACAATGATCAAAGTGAATGAACTAAGTGATCTATACAGAATTGCTTAA